The proteins below come from a single Serratia fonticola genomic window:
- a CDS encoding SH3 domain-containing protein, with the protein MKNKTVGFMVILFFFWLFAKNDKTQTSNATPLSKPNPPSTLTTQNSLSNILTDDKSKTYYINTDTLKVRNAPNGNTIQSLKRGAQVKVYEQVSSWSRISKDQKEERWVSTSYLCETSECYIKRAPYQPTPIPKQQRIEQPKTPRSQQIHYSPSCSCSSGNVCIGPRGGRYCITSGGNKRYGV; encoded by the coding sequence ATGAAAAATAAAACTGTTGGATTCATGGTTATTCTTTTTTTCTTTTGGCTTTTTGCGAAAAATGATAAAACACAAACAAGCAATGCCACCCCACTCTCAAAACCTAATCCGCCGTCAACTCTTACCACCCAAAATTCATTATCAAATATACTTACTGATGATAAATCGAAAACATATTACATTAATACCGACACCTTGAAAGTGCGTAATGCTCCTAACGGGAATACGATTCAATCTCTAAAGCGAGGAGCCCAAGTAAAAGTGTATGAACAGGTTTCTTCATGGAGCAGGATAAGCAAAGATCAAAAGGAAGAGCGTTGGGTATCTACTAGTTATTTATGTGAAACCTCAGAATGTTACATAAAAAGAGCTCCATACCAACCTACGCCTATTCCAAAGCAACAACGAATTGAACAGCCAAAAACCCCTCGGAGTCAGCAGATCCATTATAGTCCCTCTTGTTCTTGTTCATCAGGCAACGTATGTATAGGACCCAGAGGAGGACGTTACTGTATTACATCTGGTGGGAATAAACGCTATGGTGTTTGA
- a CDS encoding response regulator — translation MKILLIEDDSYKANAICNFLSEGLHIANVVWKESLSSGTFELLDNTGYNLILLDMSMPSYDVSDKDPAGGIPESYAGEDFLAQMTILDIDVPVIVVTQFDKFDEGDDSFSLESLDKRLLEKHSDIYFGAIYFRSTSNEWKTNLKIKIEEVLK, via the coding sequence ATGAAAATTCTTTTAATTGAAGATGATTCCTACAAGGCTAATGCAATTTGCAATTTCCTTTCTGAGGGATTACACATAGCAAATGTGGTATGGAAAGAGTCACTATCGAGTGGTACCTTTGAGCTATTAGATAATACTGGATATAATCTCATTTTGTTAGATATGAGCATGCCCAGTTATGATGTTTCTGATAAAGATCCTGCCGGAGGTATACCAGAAAGCTATGCTGGTGAAGATTTTTTAGCTCAAATGACGATACTTGATATTGATGTGCCCGTTATTGTGGTAACGCAATTTGATAAGTTTGATGAAGGGGATGATTCTTTTTCATTAGAATCACTCGATAAAAGGCTTCTAGAAAAACATTCAGATATATATTTTGGAGCGATCTACTTCCGCTCTACCTCGAATGAATGGAAGACTAATCTTAAAATTAAAATTGAAGAGGTTTTGAAATGA
- a CDS encoding PD-(D/E)XK nuclease family protein, translating into MDKQVGELTRFLSHISVWDTLNRQAKEHYQSRLAPNFRLFDLFRCNEMTLSRCLAFLLDPKEAHGQGELFLSKFLQILPENLRFPSSGEATIFTEYTMPDSRRLDLLLTRSNSAIGIENKPWAEDQLLQLYDYAKWMNERYIQNHWLLIYLCNNEIGEKTLPNGSNPNLKDGVFPFTFYRFVEWLEECALHVTALQVRIFINELAQFIRENINGESNMDEQNELTQLILSSPENIRATFLAARSLRNIKSQMWQDFSDNLLNQLIPLEVSIEYDTSLLYGKKESGFYVIFHPSDQFFLKWQFEYSNHKGLCFGIARNDEAEQGKDPVRYLQIRNAMNQCFSYVSEEGTDSWPWWCWAESSMDVPGNWEMNPEAWLLLLNSDENSLAKRVIQIVQHMKDRFDLKLLRG; encoded by the coding sequence ATGGATAAACAGGTGGGTGAGTTGACAAGGTTTCTCAGTCATATCTCAGTATGGGATACGCTTAATCGCCAAGCAAAAGAGCACTATCAGAGCAGACTTGCACCAAATTTTCGTCTGTTTGACTTATTTCGATGTAACGAAATGACTCTCTCCCGCTGTTTGGCCTTTTTGCTTGATCCAAAAGAAGCTCATGGCCAAGGTGAATTATTTCTCTCAAAATTTCTTCAAATCTTGCCTGAAAACCTGAGATTTCCTAGCTCAGGGGAAGCAACGATTTTTACCGAATACACAATGCCTGATTCGCGGCGATTGGATCTGTTGTTGACCCGTTCAAACAGTGCTATTGGCATCGAAAACAAACCCTGGGCTGAAGATCAACTATTACAACTTTACGACTATGCCAAGTGGATGAATGAGCGATATATCCAAAACCATTGGTTACTCATCTATCTATGCAATAACGAAATAGGTGAAAAAACCCTACCAAATGGCAGTAATCCCAATCTAAAAGATGGTGTATTTCCTTTCACTTTCTACCGTTTTGTCGAATGGTTGGAGGAGTGTGCCCTGCATGTCACAGCCCTGCAAGTACGCATATTTATCAATGAGCTTGCCCAATTCATTCGTGAGAATATAAATGGAGAAAGTAATATGGATGAGCAGAATGAATTAACTCAGTTAATACTCAGCAGCCCTGAAAATATCCGCGCCACCTTCTTGGCTGCACGCAGTTTAAGAAATATCAAGTCTCAGATGTGGCAAGATTTTTCAGATAATTTACTAAATCAACTCATACCACTTGAAGTTAGCATTGAGTACGATACTAGTTTACTTTATGGTAAAAAAGAATCAGGATTTTATGTTATCTTCCACCCAAGTGACCAGTTTTTCCTGAAATGGCAATTTGAGTATTCAAACCATAAAGGTTTGTGTTTTGGTATTGCCAGAAATGATGAAGCAGAACAGGGTAAGGATCCTGTACGGTACTTACAAATTCGCAATGCAATGAATCAGTGCTTTTCTTATGTCAGTGAAGAGGGGACAGATTCGTGGCCATGGTGGTGTTGGGCTGAGTCAAGCATGGATGTCCCGGGTAATTGGGAAATGAACCCAGAAGCATGGCTTCTCTTGCTGAATAGTGATGAGAATAGCTTGGCGAAAAGAGTTATACAAATAGTCCAACATATGAAAGACAGATTCGATCTTAAACTACTCAGAGGCTAG
- a CDS encoding response regulator, with protein MRALLVEDNYEKLNLIHKITRDYDNFSLKKVISVQSAIEELNKNTYDLIIIDIQIPDVDGGDINTSGGVELLHQIENFSDIIVPRYIFGLTSNSSDASEHQSAFAKHGWYLFDLNRDTSAWQTILINKIESANDNNNYYHPDVAIITALEDPELDELLKLVQEPIKFVLEGHSYYRFSIKNKSNKKISIVCASAERMGLSWSASLTTRIINKFSPKYILMTGICAGVDGRTDLGDIIVGDPVWDWGAGKLSEKSGEKIFLPDPHQLPLNRKLKEGFKLISKDVQFMKSLPLNWSGNDITKIPSLKIAPMACGSSVISTQLAVDEINEDHRKLTAIEMESYGVMAASHAYDIPCVVIKSVCDFGNTKKSDDVQKYSSYTSASVAIDFIKNYLSI; from the coding sequence ATGAGAGCTTTATTAGTGGAAGATAATTATGAAAAGTTGAATCTTATTCATAAGATAACTAGAGATTATGATAACTTTTCATTAAAAAAGGTTATTTCTGTTCAGAGCGCTATTGAAGAATTGAATAAAAATACCTATGATTTAATTATTATTGATATTCAAATTCCAGATGTTGATGGTGGAGATATCAATACATCTGGAGGAGTTGAATTATTACACCAAATTGAAAATTTCAGTGATATTATTGTCCCTAGGTATATATTTGGATTGACTTCTAATTCTTCCGATGCTTCTGAGCATCAATCTGCATTTGCTAAACATGGGTGGTATTTATTTGACCTAAACCGCGATACAAGCGCTTGGCAAACCATACTGATTAATAAAATCGAGTCAGCTAATGATAATAATAATTATTATCACCCAGATGTCGCCATTATCACAGCCTTGGAAGATCCAGAGCTTGACGAACTACTTAAGTTGGTACAAGAACCAATAAAATTTGTTCTTGAAGGTCACTCCTATTATAGGTTTTCGATTAAAAATAAATCTAATAAAAAAATAAGCATAGTTTGTGCTTCTGCTGAACGAATGGGCCTCTCATGGTCGGCCTCATTAACTACACGTATAATAAACAAGTTTAGCCCTAAATATATCCTCATGACTGGTATTTGTGCTGGAGTTGATGGGAGGACAGATTTGGGCGATATTATTGTAGGTGATCCAGTTTGGGATTGGGGGGCTGGAAAGCTGTCTGAAAAATCAGGTGAGAAAATATTTCTTCCTGATCCTCACCAGTTACCACTTAACAGAAAATTGAAGGAAGGGTTTAAATTGATATCAAAAGATGTTCAGTTTATGAAATCTTTACCTTTAAACTGGTCAGGTAATGATATCACAAAAATTCCTTCTCTGAAAATTGCGCCAATGGCCTGCGGCTCGTCGGTAATATCTACTCAACTTGCTGTTGATGAAATAAATGAAGATCATAGAAAGCTTACTGCTATCGAAATGGAATCGTATGGTGTGATGGCGGCATCACATGCTTATGATATTCCATGCGTAGTGATAAAATCAGTTTGTGATTTTGGTAATACTAAAAAATCTGATGATGTTCAAAAGTATTCTTCATACACCAGTGCATCTGTAGCAATTGATTTTATAAAAAATTATTTGAGTATTTGA
- a CDS encoding PfkB family carbohydrate kinase produces the protein MSNDKMLTENSITIVGGAYHEVCLHPGNHQVYGSAGRAASALAMLSVNVDLHTYADDVVSSVLRDRAHFEKFKLNAHPIRESVMFHYEHGLAEPRIFNYPDTPYPTMTVTAPCVLRYGMLEGSSIVDADYAVYDPQNVTNPEPFTANGSKAKHLALILNRYEARMLSCQNGLSDRQQAEFLYNNGYAEVIIIKQGPAGALICDKGNISYVPAYETNFVHKIGSGDAFVAYFAYEWMLNKKTAHDAANQASLATACYCESGLFPSSGGLAAFNPNPIRLSQKFIEGGNRKVYLAGPFFTLAQLWLVEQAQRNLSDLGLDVFSPYHKIGHGTAEEVVEKDLDAIRQADIVFAIGDGLDSGTIYEVGYARARDIPVVFYAENESEEDLKMMEGSGCILSADYVTAIYKTLWVAAKE, from the coding sequence ATGAGTAACGATAAAATGCTAACTGAGAACTCCATTACGATTGTTGGGGGGGCTTATCATGAAGTCTGCCTTCATCCAGGAAATCACCAGGTTTACGGTTCTGCCGGAAGAGCCGCGTCAGCACTGGCAATGCTCAGTGTAAACGTCGATCTTCACACCTACGCTGATGATGTTGTTAGTTCGGTACTACGGGATCGCGCTCATTTTGAAAAATTTAAGTTAAATGCACATCCGATACGAGAGTCCGTCATGTTTCACTACGAACATGGCTTGGCTGAACCACGCATATTCAACTACCCGGACACTCCTTACCCGACAATGACAGTAACAGCTCCCTGCGTTCTACGTTATGGAATGCTTGAAGGCTCCTCCATCGTCGATGCTGACTACGCAGTATATGACCCCCAGAATGTGACCAACCCAGAGCCATTCACAGCTAATGGATCCAAAGCAAAGCATCTGGCACTGATACTGAATCGTTATGAAGCAAGAATGCTCAGTTGCCAAAACGGATTATCCGACCGACAACAGGCGGAGTTTCTTTATAATAACGGTTATGCTGAAGTTATCATCATTAAACAGGGGCCAGCCGGAGCACTCATTTGTGATAAGGGTAACATCTCCTATGTTCCTGCATATGAGACTAACTTTGTGCACAAGATTGGCTCGGGTGATGCGTTCGTTGCTTATTTTGCCTATGAGTGGATGCTGAATAAAAAAACGGCCCATGACGCTGCAAACCAGGCCTCACTTGCCACCGCCTGCTACTGCGAAAGTGGTCTTTTCCCGTCATCTGGGGGACTGGCTGCTTTCAATCCCAATCCCATCAGACTCTCACAAAAATTTATCGAAGGTGGCAACAGAAAGGTCTATTTGGCTGGCCCCTTTTTTACACTTGCACAACTGTGGCTTGTTGAGCAGGCACAACGCAATTTGAGCGATCTGGGACTGGACGTTTTTTCCCCCTATCATAAGATTGGACATGGAACTGCGGAAGAAGTAGTTGAAAAGGATCTCGACGCGATAAGGCAGGCTGACATTGTTTTTGCAATAGGTGATGGGCTGGACTCTGGCACAATCTACGAGGTTGGTTATGCCCGGGCAAGGGACATTCCAGTGGTGTTTTATGCTGAGAACGAATCGGAAGAAGACCTGAAAATGATGGAGGGGTCGGGCTGTATTCTCAGCGCTGATTATGTCACGGCAATCTATAAAACACTTTGGGTGGCAGCTAAAGAATGA
- a CDS encoding JAB domain-containing protein yields the protein MVLFLDNQYRLIACETVSIVTINQAPVYTREIMKTALSHNGASVALEKNHPLPSMVNRITQYLQDALSLVEVRTSDLIVLGRSESMSYAERGWL from the coding sequence ATGGTGCTGTTCCTAGATAACCAGTACAGGCTGATCGCTTGTGAGACGGTATCCATCGTTACGATAAATCAGGCTCCGGTATATACACGTGAAATCATGAAAACTGCGTTGAGTCATAATGGCGCGTCTGTTGCTTTGGAGAAAAACCACCCCTTACCCAGTATGGTGAACCGCATCACTCAGTATCTGCAGGATGCTTTGTCGCTGGTCGAAGTGAGAACCAGCGATCTTATCGTGCTGGGCCGTAGCGAATCGATGTCATATGCCGAACGCGGCTGGCTTTGA
- a CDS encoding DcrB-related protein, with the protein MTQVSEPRCVFTEGSITLPAGYREQTVNILIAPSGPSLNISRDQLRPDEDFTAYLARQREVLQKGLRKYQALDEQPAVLGDDLFHGITLLSRYHPQKGQTLHQRQAVFPVTASNVLIFTLASSQALTEQDEAFFSACLSSYQHP; encoded by the coding sequence ATGACCCAGGTTTCAGAACCCCGCTGTGTTTTCACTGAAGGTAGCATTACCTTGCCTGCTGGATACCGTGAGCAGACCGTCAATATTCTGATCGCGCCATCCGGGCCATCGCTTAACATCTCCCGTGACCAATTGCGCCCCGACGAAGACTTTACCGCCTACCTGGCCCGCCAGCGAGAGGTGTTGCAAAAAGGCTTGCGCAAGTACCAGGCTCTCGACGAACAGCCCGCCGTATTGGGTGATGACCTGTTCCACGGCATTACGCTGCTTTCCCGCTATCATCCGCAAAAGGGCCAGACCCTGCACCAACGTCAGGCGGTATTCCCTGTTACGGCTTCTAACGTGTTGATTTTCACGCTGGCGAGCTCTCAGGCCTTGACCGAGCAGGATGAAGCTTTCTTCTCAGCCTGTCTTAGCAGTTACCAACACCCGTAA
- a CDS encoding 7-cyano-7-deazaguanine synthase, whose amino-acid sequence MKTALLLSGGMDSIAIAWWKRPDIALTLDYGQHAAEAEIKAASITCQTLGIEHHIIRIDCRSLGSGDMAGTEADPNAPSSDWWPYRNQMLISLAAMKAIALGVTHLWIGTVKSDGTHLDGTSGFVSRISDLMVFQEGGMVIEAPAIELSTSELIRISDVTPGGLAWAHSCHKANIPCGSCRGCNKYFQVLDDVGYDLDRSR is encoded by the coding sequence ATGAAAACCGCACTCTTGCTTTCAGGTGGGATGGACTCCATTGCCATTGCATGGTGGAAACGCCCGGATATCGCTCTGACACTTGACTATGGCCAGCATGCTGCTGAGGCTGAAATCAAAGCCGCTTCTATCACCTGCCAGACGCTAGGGATTGAGCATCACATCATCCGTATTGACTGCCGTTCACTGGGGTCAGGAGATATGGCCGGTACCGAAGCGGATCCGAATGCGCCATCCAGCGACTGGTGGCCGTACCGTAACCAGATGCTTATCTCGCTGGCAGCCATGAAAGCTATAGCTCTTGGCGTCACCCATCTGTGGATAGGCACTGTAAAATCGGATGGAACTCATCTGGACGGTACCTCGGGTTTTGTCAGCAGAATTAGCGATCTTATGGTATTCCAGGAAGGCGGCATGGTCATAGAAGCCCCTGCAATTGAGCTATCAACATCTGAGCTGATCAGGATTTCAGATGTCACGCCGGGAGGCCTCGCCTGGGCGCACAGCTGTCATAAGGCAAACATCCCGTGCGGCAGTTGTCGGGGGTGCAATAAATATTTTCAGGTTCTGGATGATGTCGGATATGATTTGGACCGATCCCGGTAG
- a CDS encoding RHS repeat-associated core domain-containing protein, translating to MLEAARVGDAIGHSGALAGLIGGTILGGLINVAGGILGGMLIGAGCASACLGVGFLLIGAGIAVGMAANALGEKARDACIEAGASSMSPSGTIITGSGNVFINGKAAAVATLSTVACDKDKVQQVAQGSSSVFINGQPAARKGDKTTCDATILAGSSNVFIGGGTTTTENISPEIPEWAYTVSDLTMLIAGLVSAKGAAGRGPGAVERLMSKIPGASKVAKVLCWLGPLAIVVPVIGILANPVDVTSGQKFLNDDDDLDFTLDGELPLFWQRSYLSSHAAESVLGLGWSLFWESELRQVEEGILWRNTYGDFIPFPEVPVGHRTFCPDQQCWLTHKEDGTWCISDAGELRYHYPAFDAEGRAPLSAISDNVGNQQSFHYNEQRQMDIITRTGGQALRCEYHSELNRLTAVWQQTLAGEVQRVRYQYNEAGQLVAVQHRGDAVMRRFGWDEQNGLLLWHENATGFRCDYQWQEMEDIWCVTEHHTSEGDGYRLAYEEERNLRTATYQDGSQAVWELDEHRRVSRYTDRTGNQHQMLWDETGLPAGYRSPLGHLRQCQWDELGRLVSVTDANGATTRWQYQRNSDRQTFVFWPDGIAERTVWDEQGRVVQETDRLLQSTHYHYPHIHTLLPDRVTDARGGESQLSWNSQGQLTGYTDCSGQPTAWRYDTLGQMVSRRDALQQETHYQYNDAGQLVTLTLPDGSTEQFDWSDAGLLLSHQQGQNLPRHWHYNARGQTLSATDRLNRTLRYDYDVEGHLLSLDNANGGIYRFTRDAEGRLQEEHRPDDTRYGYRFNADGQVAEVVQRGTADDEGHHPEKVSQLAYDAAGQVIARQTQTEQVIYQWDVLGSLLSASRIPTEHGEKLGIQPNTVSFERDALGRVTREHNGVEALSYQYDALGNLTTLGLPNDDQFQWLHYGSGHVTAIRFNDQIISEFERDALHRETSRTQGALTQHRQYDRLGRRQWQSSISNRLTDALTSPEQGILWRAYHYDDLHELAAVEDSNRGMLSYGYDVEGRLRSVYSAQSDQTSVHYDQADNALLLPLLTPESSPYVRGSQPYSDNRLTRWEEWQYQYDAFGNMSVRQKGPGSQHYRYDADNRLVGAKGDGPKGLFEAQYHYDALGRRSSKVVTLRQERRETHFLWQGLRLLQSRTDDHQQTYCYDPNEAYTPLACIERHYSGDKLYWYHTDLNGSPQEVTNAQGDMVWSGQYGVFGQVARQTDAMWRNFSQPLGRFRQPLRYAGQYLDEETGLHYNTHRYYAPEVGRFTTPDPLGLAGGLNLYQYAPNPLGWIDPLGLSCGPKWKQRRVFKDGDSGLKDHARRHSNLTPEQYLKRGQKNIADGIELKGGGRSPDSKYYVRKVGDDSYSLTITDKKGQIVSIDTWKDGAKPMTKSRVMNGLESSGISPPKGFWESL from the coding sequence ATGCTGGAAGCTGCACGCGTCGGTGATGCCATCGGCCATTCGGGGGCTCTCGCCGGGTTGATTGGCGGCACGATCCTAGGTGGCCTGATCAACGTGGCTGGGGGTATCCTGGGCGGCATGTTGATTGGTGCAGGGTGTGCGTCTGCCTGTCTTGGCGTGGGCTTTTTGCTGATTGGTGCCGGGATCGCGGTTGGCATGGCTGCCAATGCCCTGGGGGAAAAGGCGCGGGATGCATGTATCGAGGCCGGAGCCAGCTCGATGAGCCCCAGCGGGACGATTATCACCGGCTCGGGCAATGTTTTTATCAATGGCAAGGCTGCTGCCGTAGCTACCCTGAGCACCGTCGCTTGTGACAAGGACAAGGTGCAGCAGGTGGCGCAGGGCTCTTCCTCGGTGTTCATCAACGGCCAGCCAGCCGCCCGCAAGGGCGATAAAACTACCTGCGATGCGACCATCCTGGCCGGTTCCTCCAACGTGTTTATCGGCGGTGGCACAACCACCACGGAAAACATCAGCCCGGAAATCCCTGAATGGGCCTACACCGTTTCAGACCTGACGATGCTTATAGCCGGTCTGGTCAGTGCGAAAGGGGCTGCGGGGCGTGGGCCTGGTGCTGTAGAGCGTCTGATGAGCAAAATTCCGGGGGCCAGCAAGGTAGCCAAAGTGCTCTGTTGGCTGGGGCCGCTGGCGATAGTCGTTCCAGTGATCGGTATTCTGGCCAACCCGGTAGATGTGACTAGCGGGCAAAAATTCCTCAATGACGACGATGACCTGGACTTCACCCTCGATGGTGAATTGCCGTTGTTCTGGCAACGTAGTTATCTCAGCAGCCATGCAGCGGAGAGCGTACTGGGGCTGGGCTGGAGCCTGTTCTGGGAAAGCGAACTGCGGCAGGTGGAAGAGGGCATCTTGTGGCGTAACACCTATGGGGATTTTATCCCGTTCCCTGAGGTACCCGTTGGCCATCGTACCTTCTGCCCCGATCAGCAGTGCTGGCTTACGCATAAGGAAGATGGCACGTGGTGTATCAGCGATGCCGGTGAACTGCGTTATCACTATCCGGCCTTCGACGCCGAGGGCCGAGCTCCCCTGAGTGCCATCAGCGACAACGTCGGCAACCAGCAGTCATTCCACTACAACGAACAACGGCAGATGGACATCATCACCCGTACCGGTGGCCAGGCCCTGCGTTGTGAATATCACTCCGAACTCAACCGTCTGACTGCCGTGTGGCAGCAAACTCTGGCGGGTGAGGTGCAGCGTGTCCGTTATCAATATAACGAAGCGGGTCAACTGGTCGCGGTGCAACACCGGGGTGACGCAGTGATGCGTCGCTTTGGCTGGGATGAGCAGAATGGTTTGCTGCTATGGCATGAGAATGCCACCGGGTTTCGCTGCGATTACCAGTGGCAGGAAATGGAAGATATCTGGTGTGTCACCGAACACCACACCAGCGAGGGTGATGGCTATCGGCTGGCCTATGAAGAAGAACGCAATCTACGCACCGCGACCTACCAGGATGGCAGTCAGGCGGTGTGGGAACTGGACGAACACCGTCGCGTCAGCCGTTACACCGACCGTACCGGCAACCAGCATCAGATGCTGTGGGATGAAACCGGTCTCCCCGCCGGTTACCGCTCGCCGCTGGGCCATCTGCGCCAATGCCAGTGGGATGAACTGGGCAGGCTGGTGTCCGTCACCGATGCCAACGGAGCCACTACGCGTTGGCAGTACCAACGCAACAGCGATCGACAGACCTTTGTATTCTGGCCAGATGGCATTGCAGAACGTACCGTCTGGGATGAACAGGGCCGGGTGGTGCAGGAAACCGACCGGTTGTTGCAATCGACGCACTATCACTATCCACACATCCATACGCTGCTGCCAGACCGCGTCACCGATGCGCGGGGTGGCGAAAGCCAGTTAAGCTGGAATAGCCAGGGGCAACTGACAGGCTACACTGACTGTTCCGGCCAGCCCACTGCCTGGCGCTATGATACGCTGGGGCAGATGGTCTCCCGCCGCGATGCATTGCAGCAGGAAACTCACTACCAGTATAACGACGCAGGCCAACTGGTCACACTGACCCTGCCGGATGGTTCAACGGAGCAGTTTGACTGGTCTGATGCGGGGCTGCTGCTCAGCCATCAGCAGGGGCAAAACCTGCCGCGCCACTGGCATTACAACGCACGCGGGCAAACCCTGAGCGCTACCGACCGCCTGAACCGCACCCTGCGTTACGATTATGACGTGGAAGGCCACTTGCTCAGCCTGGATAACGCCAACGGCGGTATCTATCGCTTTACCCGTGATGCGGAAGGTCGCCTGCAAGAAGAGCACCGCCCGGACGATACCCGCTACGGTTACCGTTTTAATGCCGATGGGCAGGTTGCCGAAGTCGTACAGCGTGGTACTGCAGACGACGAAGGGCACCACCCAGAGAAAGTCAGCCAACTAGCCTACGATGCGGCAGGCCAGGTTATTGCGCGCCAAACGCAGACCGAGCAGGTCATATACCAGTGGGATGTATTGGGCAGCCTGCTCAGTGCCAGCCGAATTCCGACCGAGCACGGTGAGAAGCTGGGTATCCAGCCCAATACCGTGAGTTTTGAACGGGATGCGTTAGGTCGGGTGACTCGAGAGCATAACGGCGTAGAAGCACTGAGCTATCAGTATGATGCGCTGGGTAACCTGACTACACTCGGCCTGCCGAACGATGACCAGTTCCAGTGGCTGCATTACGGTTCTGGGCACGTCACTGCCATCCGTTTCAATGACCAGATCATCAGCGAGTTTGAACGTGATGCACTGCACCGTGAGACAAGCCGTACTCAGGGGGCTTTGACGCAGCACCGGCAATATGACCGCCTGGGTCGTCGCCAGTGGCAGAGCAGTATCAGCAATCGCCTCACCGACGCACTTACGTCCCCAGAGCAAGGGATTCTGTGGCGAGCTTATCATTATGACGATCTGCATGAACTGGCTGCTGTGGAAGACAGTAATCGGGGCATGCTGAGCTATGGTTATGATGTTGAGGGTCGGTTACGTAGCGTCTATTCGGCACAAAGCGATCAGACCTCTGTGCATTATGACCAGGCTGATAACGCCTTGCTACTGCCATTATTGACTCCGGAAAGTTCACCGTATGTCCGTGGCAGCCAGCCTTATAGTGATAACCGGTTGACCCGCTGGGAAGAATGGCAGTATCAGTATGATGCCTTCGGCAATATGTCGGTCAGGCAGAAAGGTCCCGGCAGCCAGCACTATCGCTATGATGCAGATAACCGTCTGGTGGGGGCGAAAGGTGACGGGCCGAAGGGACTGTTTGAAGCGCAGTACCACTATGATGCGCTGGGTCGCCGGTCCAGTAAGGTGGTGACCCTCCGTCAGGAACGGCGTGAGACCCATTTCTTGTGGCAAGGATTGCGGTTGCTGCAAAGCCGTACTGACGATCACCAGCAAACCTACTGCTATGACCCGAACGAAGCCTACACGCCGCTAGCCTGCATTGAACGGCATTACAGTGGGGACAAGCTTTACTGGTATCACACCGACTTGAATGGTTCACCACAGGAAGTGACCAACGCGCAGGGTGATATGGTTTGGTCGGGGCAGTATGGGGTTTTTGGTCAGGTGGCACGGCAGACCGATGCGATGTGGCGCAATTTCAGCCAGCCGTTGGGCCGATTCCGCCAACCACTGCGTTATGCCGGGCAATATCTGGATGAAGAGACCGGACTACACTATAATACTCACCGGTATTATGCGCCGGAAGTAGGCAGATTCACGACGCCAGATCCTCTCGGTTTAGCGGGAGGGTTGAACCTTTATCAGTACGCACCAAATCCGCTAGGGTGGATTGATCCCCTCGGGTTGAGTTGTGGGCCAAAATGGAAACAAAGACGGGTATTTAAAGATGGGGATTCTGGGCTTAAGGATCATGCTCGGAGACACTCAAATTTGACGCCTGAACAATATTTAAAAAGAGGGCAGAAAAATATAGCGGATGGTATAGAACTGAAGGGAGGTGGAAGATCCCCAGATTCAAAATACTATGTCCGTAAAGTAGGGGATGATTCTTATAGCCTAACTATTACAGATAAAAAAGGGCAAATTGTTTCTATTGATACTTGGAAGGATGGGGCAAAGCCAATGACTAAATCTCGTGTTATGAATGGATTGGAGTCTAGTGGCATATCGCCTCCAAAGGGTTTTTGGGAGAGTTTATAA
- a CDS encoding JAB domain-containing protein — MSHNYPSDVAKPSVVGHHITKHLQDALLLLEVRTLGHIVLGHGESKGPVTVYPYVFVD, encoded by the coding sequence GTGTCACATAACTATCCCTCAGACGTGGCAAAGCCCAGCGTGGTTGGCCACCATATCACTAAGCATCTGCAGGATGCGTTGTTACTGCTAGAAGTGAGAACTCTTGGCCATATCGTTTTGGGCCATGGTGAATCCAAAGGGCCGGTTACAGTCTATCCTTATGTATTTGTTGATTAA